Proteins co-encoded in one Ananas comosus cultivar F153 linkage group 15, ASM154086v1, whole genome shotgun sequence genomic window:
- the LOC109721127 gene encoding growth-regulating factor 6-like isoform X2, with amino-acid sequence MPRTTEHMLCFSSSTKDDTFPYYNHHTPPPPPPSSTPSFLTNAGLFSGSSNTSMNGVLARVRGPFTPSQWMELEHQALIYKYIVANAPIPSSLLIPIRRSLNPSGFPPFSAPSFGSSTLGWGNFQLGFPGNADPEPGRCRRTDGKKWRCSRDAVADQKYCERHMNRGRHRSRKHVEGRSGHAAARPSPTSSQAASSAVLSTAEQQAKSLGPSTTADPCPAPFNRMLMGKEKVNDYAADSQRLSMLTSMSQKPIDSSFPISKQHNPFEEAAFSDNINFLPAPKLNENSQTHPLRHFFDDWPKNHSDSSSLTWHEVEEMQCERTQLSISIPMTSSDFSSSSSPTHEKLTLSPPRLSRESEFSQKQVNWVPISWESSIGGPLGEVLNNTNSTIPKDQSKNLSSSSLNLSMDGWDLESSPSGVLQKANFGSVSSSTGSSPRPENPKAYESHKSSGSLCNEILGSGLANSLTMPSF; translated from the exons ATGCCCAGAACCACTGAGCACATGCTCTGCTTCTCCTCATCAACCAAAGATGACACCTTTCCTTACTACAACCACCacacaccaccaccaccacccccttCTTCCACCCCATCTTTTCTCACCAATGCAG GATTGTTTTCTGGGAGCTCAAACACAAGCATGAATGGGGTATTGGCAAGGGTGAGAGGGCCCTTCACTCCATCTCAATGGATGGAGCTGGAGCACCAAGCTTTGATCTACAAGTACATTGTTGCAAATGCACCCATACCAAGTAGTCTCCTTATCCCCATTAGAAGGAGCCTCAACCCATCTGGGTTCCCTCCATTCTCTGCTCCATCTTTTGGCTCATCCACAT tGGGGTGGGGAAATTTCCAACTGGGTTTTCCCGGAAATGCGGATCCCGAGCCGGGGAGATGCCGTCGGACGGACGGAAAGAAATGGCGGTGCTCGAGGGACGCAGTCGCAGACCAAAAGTATTGTGAGCGCCACATGAACCGGGGCCGCCACCGTTCAAGAAAGCATGTGGAAGGCCGCTCTGGCCACGCCGCCGCAAGACCATCCCCAACTTCTTCACAAGCTGCTTCCTCAGCTGTCCTCTCTACTGCAGAGCAGCAGGCAAAGAGTTTGGGGCCGAGTACTACTGCTGATCCTTGCCCTGCTCCGTTTAACAG GATGTTGATGGGCAAAGAAAAAGTAAATGATTATGCTGCGGACTCCCAAAGGCTCTCTATGCTTACTTCTATGAGCCAAAAGCCCATAGACTCTTCCTTTCCCATCTCGAAGCAACACAATCCCTTTGAGGAAGCCGCATTCTCAGATAACATCAACTTCCTTCCTGCGCCCAAACTCAATGAAAATTCGCAAACTCACCCTCTTCGCCATTTCTTTGATGATTGGCCCAAAAACCACTCTGATAGTTCTTCTCTCACCTGGCACGAGGTTGAAGAAATGCAATGCGAAAGAACCCAACTTTCTATATCTATCCCTATGACCTCCTCCGACTTCTCGTCCTCGTCTTCTCCTACTCATGAGAAGCTTACTCTTTCACCCCCTAGACTATCTCGCGAGAGTGAGTTTAGTCAAAAGCAAGTAAATTGGGTACCGATTTCTTGGGAGTCTTCGATAGGTGGACCTTTAGGAGAGGTGTTGAACAACACCAATAGCACAATACCAAAGGATCAAAGCAAGAACTTGTCATCATCTTCGCTGAATCTTTCGATGGACGGGTGGGACTTAGAGTCGTCGCCATCGGGAGTTCTTCAGAAGGCTAACTTCGGTTCGGTGTCTAGCAGCACCGGCAGTAGCCCGAGGCCGGAGAATCCGAAGGCTTATGAGTCTCATAAGAGCAGCGGAAGCCTGTGCAACGAGATACTCGGGTCAGGCCTTGCGAATTCCCTGACTATGCCTTCATTTTAA
- the LOC109721127 gene encoding growth-regulating factor 6-like isoform X1, which produces MVLCIFDGLFSGSSNTSMNGVLARVRGPFTPSQWMELEHQALIYKYIVANAPIPSSLLIPIRRSLNPSGFPPFSAPSFGSSTLGWGNFQLGFPGNADPEPGRCRRTDGKKWRCSRDAVADQKYCERHMNRGRHRSRKHVEGRSGHAAARPSPTSSQAASSAVLSTAEQQAKSLGPSTTADPCPAPFNRMLMGKEKVNDYAADSQRLSMLTSMSQKPIDSSFPISKQHNPFEEAAFSDNINFLPAPKLNENSQTHPLRHFFDDWPKNHSDSSSLTWHEVEEMQCERTQLSISIPMTSSDFSSSSSPTHEKLTLSPPRLSRESEFSQKQVNWVPISWESSIGGPLGEVLNNTNSTIPKDQSKNLSSSSLNLSMDGWDLESSPSGVLQKANFGSVSSSTGSSPRPENPKAYESHKSSGSLCNEILGSGLANSLTMPSF; this is translated from the exons ATGGTTTTGTGCATCTTTGATG GATTGTTTTCTGGGAGCTCAAACACAAGCATGAATGGGGTATTGGCAAGGGTGAGAGGGCCCTTCACTCCATCTCAATGGATGGAGCTGGAGCACCAAGCTTTGATCTACAAGTACATTGTTGCAAATGCACCCATACCAAGTAGTCTCCTTATCCCCATTAGAAGGAGCCTCAACCCATCTGGGTTCCCTCCATTCTCTGCTCCATCTTTTGGCTCATCCACAT tGGGGTGGGGAAATTTCCAACTGGGTTTTCCCGGAAATGCGGATCCCGAGCCGGGGAGATGCCGTCGGACGGACGGAAAGAAATGGCGGTGCTCGAGGGACGCAGTCGCAGACCAAAAGTATTGTGAGCGCCACATGAACCGGGGCCGCCACCGTTCAAGAAAGCATGTGGAAGGCCGCTCTGGCCACGCCGCCGCAAGACCATCCCCAACTTCTTCACAAGCTGCTTCCTCAGCTGTCCTCTCTACTGCAGAGCAGCAGGCAAAGAGTTTGGGGCCGAGTACTACTGCTGATCCTTGCCCTGCTCCGTTTAACAG GATGTTGATGGGCAAAGAAAAAGTAAATGATTATGCTGCGGACTCCCAAAGGCTCTCTATGCTTACTTCTATGAGCCAAAAGCCCATAGACTCTTCCTTTCCCATCTCGAAGCAACACAATCCCTTTGAGGAAGCCGCATTCTCAGATAACATCAACTTCCTTCCTGCGCCCAAACTCAATGAAAATTCGCAAACTCACCCTCTTCGCCATTTCTTTGATGATTGGCCCAAAAACCACTCTGATAGTTCTTCTCTCACCTGGCACGAGGTTGAAGAAATGCAATGCGAAAGAACCCAACTTTCTATATCTATCCCTATGACCTCCTCCGACTTCTCGTCCTCGTCTTCTCCTACTCATGAGAAGCTTACTCTTTCACCCCCTAGACTATCTCGCGAGAGTGAGTTTAGTCAAAAGCAAGTAAATTGGGTACCGATTTCTTGGGAGTCTTCGATAGGTGGACCTTTAGGAGAGGTGTTGAACAACACCAATAGCACAATACCAAAGGATCAAAGCAAGAACTTGTCATCATCTTCGCTGAATCTTTCGATGGACGGGTGGGACTTAGAGTCGTCGCCATCGGGAGTTCTTCAGAAGGCTAACTTCGGTTCGGTGTCTAGCAGCACCGGCAGTAGCCCGAGGCCGGAGAATCCGAAGGCTTATGAGTCTCATAAGAGCAGCGGAAGCCTGTGCAACGAGATACTCGGGTCAGGCCTTGCGAATTCCCTGACTATGCCTTCATTTTAA